The genomic region CTGGACTTCGGCTTTGAGGAATATTTGGACTCGGGTGATATCTGCTTGATCGAATGGCCGGCCATCGCTTCTTCTTTGATCGATCCTCCGTATATCGGTGTAGAATTGAAGCTAGGCCAAGGCACCTCACGGAGTATAGAAATACATCAGGTAGACGCTTGATCGGGATAAGTAATCCCTATCTTTAAATCATCTACCTGAACTGAACAATCGCCCATGGAATCAAGCGGAAAGGCCATCCAGGCACTGGCCAAAGAGGCTATGTTGATGCCTCAAGAAGAGATGTTGGAAGTGGGGAAGAAGAAAAAGAGCCTCTACATCGGTATTCCTAAAGAGACCTCCTATCAAGAGACCCGTGTGGCTTTGACCCCCCAGGCCGTAGAAATGCTGGTCAATAATGGTCACCGTGTGGTCATTCAACGCGGAGCCGGTGATAAGGCCAACTTCACCGATCATGAGTACAGCGAATCCGGTGCGGTGATAGGAAGCATCAAAGAGGTTTTCGAAGCCGATATCATCTTAAAGATCGCCCCACCTACGGAGAAAGAGATAGAACTCATCCATCACGGGCAGACCCTGATGACCGCCCTACAGCTGAATCTCCAACTCAAAGAGACCTTGATCAAACTCATGAATAAGAAGGTGACTGCCATCGCTTGGGATTTCATCCAAGATGATGAAGGCATCTTCCCCATCGTGCGGACCATGAGTGAGATAGCGGGAAACACTTCCATCCTCATCGCTGCCGAGCTCTTGAGCAATTTCCATCACGGTGTGGGAATCATGTTCGGAGGAATAGCTGGTGTAAAACCCAGCGAAGTGGTCATTTTGGGTGCGGGAACGGTCGGAGAATTTGCAGCTAGGGCCGCCTTGGGGCTAGGGGCATCCGTCAAGGTATTCGACTCCAGTATCTCCAAGCTCAGAAGGCTTCAGGATGATGTCGGTCAACGGGTATTCACTTCTGTGGTAGACCCTACCGTACTCTCAGAGTGTCTCCGATCAGCCGATGTGGTCATCGGAGCGATACGCTCTAAAAGCGGACGTACCCCGGTCATTGTATCACAGGCCATGATCAGGGATATGAAGAAAGGTTCTGTGGTGATCGATGTCAGTATCGATCGTGGGGGTTGTTGCGAGACCTCGCGTATGACCGACCATGAGAACCCCACATTCATATTTGAAGATGTAGTGCACTACTGTGTGCCCAATATCGCCTCCAGAGTTCCTCGCACAGCCTCTCGTGCCTTGAGTAACATCTTTGCCCCAGTGGTGCTGGAAATGTCAGACATGGGTGGATGTCAAAACCTTGTGAAATATGATCAGGGATTTCGGAATGGTGTCTACCTCTATCAAGGTGTGCTTACATCAGAACTCCTTGGGGAGGCCTTTGAGCTTCCTCATAAGGACATCGAATTACTATTGGCAGCATTCTGAATGAACCGAACATCCATGCAATCTCTGCTAGCTAGATTCGCATTATGAATTTTCGTCAAAGGCTCCTCCGTTATCTCATAGGTGTGGGAATCGGGGTGATACTTTCCGCATACTTCTTCTCCGACAAGAAACACCTATGGACCTCTTGGCTGCCAGGGAATCGGGTGAAGGAGCGTATCGTGCAATCTTACTGGGA from Flavobacteriales bacterium harbors:
- a CDS encoding alanine dehydrogenase, with product MESSGKAIQALAKEAMLMPQEEMLEVGKKKKSLYIGIPKETSYQETRVALTPQAVEMLVNNGHRVVIQRGAGDKANFTDHEYSESGAVIGSIKEVFEADIILKIAPPTEKEIELIHHGQTLMTALQLNLQLKETLIKLMNKKVTAIAWDFIQDDEGIFPIVRTMSEIAGNTSILIAAELLSNFHHGVGIMFGGIAGVKPSEVVILGAGTVGEFAARAALGLGASVKVFDSSISKLRRLQDDVGQRVFTSVVDPTVLSECLRSADVVIGAIRSKSGRTPVIVSQAMIRDMKKGSVVIDVSIDRGGCCETSRMTDHENPTFIFEDVVHYCVPNIASRVPRTASRALSNIFAPVVLEMSDMGGCQNLVKYDQGFRNGVYLYQGVLTSELLGEAFELPHKDIELLLAAF